In Eupeodes corollae chromosome 3, idEupCoro1.1, whole genome shotgun sequence, a single genomic region encodes these proteins:
- the LOC129952771 gene encoding mitochondrial enolase superfamily member 1-like, which translates to MDKRNYNSFEIISLTSEDIRWPTSLQGDGSDAMHIDPDYSCVYVTLELKNATKGYGLTFTLGRGTEVVKLAVEAMKHLVVNRNCWDIFQNFGLFWRALTSESQLRWIGPEKGVTHLAVAAIINGLWDLWARLEKKPVWQLLVDMEPEVLVSTIDFRYITDVITPEEAINLLKQNVSSKTERIDELIKNGYPAYTTQVGWMGYSDEKIKRLCKEYLAKGYTSFKLKVGRDFESDIRRCKIVRESIGWDNQLMIDANQMWDVNEAIDWVIRLSDYKPLWIEEPTSPDDVLGHATISKALKPLGINVATGEMCANRIMFKQFLQSGAMQYCQIDSARIGGINEIVSVYLMAKKLNVKVCPHAGGVGLCEMVQHLQMWDFVSLSGTKSGRMIEYVDQQHDQFENPVEIKNACYMPPKQPGYSTELKQHAINEYKFPNGSWWMMANQNK; encoded by the exons atggaCAAAAGAAACTATAATAGTTTTGAAATCATTTCCTTAACTAGTGAAGATATCCGTTGGCCTACATCTCTTCAAGGTGATGGATCTGATGCAATG CACATTGATCCAGATTATTCATGTGTTTATGTGACTCTGGAATTGAAGAATGCCACCAAAGGATATGGTCTAACTTTTACATTAG gACGTGGTACTGAAGTTGTTAAATTAGCTGTTGAGGCAATGAAACATTTAGTTGTCAATCGTAATTGTTGGgatattttccaaaactttggaTTATTTTGGAGGGCACTCACAAGTGAATCTCAACTGAGATGG ATTGGTCCTGAGAAAGGTGTTACGCACTTGGCGGTTGCTGCAATTATAAATGGTTTATGGGATTTATGGGCAAGACTTGAGAAGAAACCTGTCTGGCAACTATTGGTAGATATGGAACCAGAG gttcttGTGTCAACTATTGATTTCCGTTATATCACAGATGTCATAACTCCCGAAGAAGCAATTAACTTGTTAAAACAAAACGTTAGTTCCAAAACTGAACGAATAGATGAACTTATAAAGAATGGATATCCGGCTTATACGACTCAAGTTGGTTGGATGGGTTATAGTGATGAGAAAATCAAACGACTATGTAAGGAATATCTCGCTAAGGGATATacttcttttaaattgaaagtaggGCGGGATTTTGAAAGTGACATAAGACGTTGTAAAATTGTTCGAGAATCTATTGGTTGGGATAATCAACTT atgaTCGATGCTAATCAGATGTGGGATGTTAATGAAGCTATTGATTGGGTTATTCGTCTTTCTGATTACAAACCTCTTTGGATTGAAGAACCAACTTCACCTGATGATGTTCTTGGACACGCAACTATATCAAAAGCTTTGAA GCCTCTAGGTATTAACGTCGCAACTGGTGAGATGTGTGCTAATCGGATTATGTTCAAGCAATTTTTGCAATCTGGAGCCATGCAGTATTGTCAAATTGATTCGGCAAGAATTGGTGGAATAAATGAGATTGTATCGGTCTATTTGATGGCGAAAAAACttaatg TTAAAGTTTGTCCTCATGCTGGAGGAGTTGGGCTTTGTGAAATGGTACAGCATCTTCAGATGTGGGACTTCGTATCGCTGTCTGGTACGAAATCAGGAAGAATGATTGAATACGTCGATCAGCAACATGATCAATTTGAGAATCCTGTGGAGATAAAAAATGCATGCTATATGCCACCAAAGCAACCGGGTTACAGTACTGAACTTAAACAGCACGCTATTAATGAATATAAATTCCCAAATGGTAGCTGGTGGATGATGGCTAATCAAAATAAGTAA
- the LOC129952770 gene encoding inner nuclear membrane protein Man1 → MNNKMEDLDKLTDSELRHRLLQYGFPNMPVTETTRKILIKKLRNHLTNEKAKLKRQTNYVTRYSSDEESDQNPITPSPIRGRSSVMSNFRTTSSTSKTSLSKTTPNKMPPPASPIVLTRRSAASNLSSPPPPTPSSYTANKSTGYSSPSSSRYSSSPKQKTSPKIYVPPPILASESEEESDYLSYTPKQYNNSPPPASTWTYSSPYVPATPNNITLDRSLNCSWNTSSLYQNNAPTSHVSASASNSPNNNCNGQGTNNDLGYGGDFTKRLLKLRGETIRDSILQKRSSTGAAKQPLRQIHTTPSVDPSDIVYQQSERSDSNISPSTAFAQLVARLDEQYGFKQTFIPCALVSILLLFFFFVAFFYMTISPDLISTINEKNTEFTICNPHHADSAIATAGYSCVEKDQLQAAVLMLKYLMPELQKRAEVHFCKDASQEPTISARDFVKHLHKLGLTTDVRKTLKDLHNAEYLIEKNPQWKIRHVSPVSKEIMAFHEVVKLRPTQGNSFTIENPRLPITCTISNKIQQFFVIIGSATLLAVAVLAIHIGYRYIQSRRKTRADAIEYYTNEIITELMRRAISPDSTQSDVVVNHLRDKLIPLHKRKQMQSAWNEAIQNLELNDSRIQFDLALRNGEECKTMKWIANVSADMLARTANTLKQWHSPAFDKSNKIANPPTNCLKIRQMFEPLEANNPNLKTIIQDAILEKVGPKCKIYDIQLDKQSCCVYVRCATEHDAGIVHNEINGWWFDKRLVSIKFLRLQRYLSRFPKSASGPMCLHPSNANNSSMTQCSKDFAGVVNGVNDEEDDDDEDDELDEEDS, encoded by the coding sequence ATGAATAACAAAATGGAAGACTTAGACAAACTAACGGACAGCGAACTGCGTCATCGTCTTCTGCAGTATGGTTTTCCCAATATGCCGGTCACCGAGACAACTAGGAAAATTCTCATCAAGAAGCTCCGCAACCATTTGACCAACGAGAAGGCCAAGCTGAAACGTCAAACCAACTATGTAACACGTTACTCATCCGACGAAGAATCCGATCAAAATCCAATAACGCCCTCGCCCATACGAGGCCGTTCATCGGTAATGTCAAACTTTCGCACCACATCATCCACATCAAAAACATCACTATCCAAGACAACACCCAACAAAATGCCACCACCAGCATCACCCATTGTGCTAACCAGGCGATCGGCAGCTTCAAATCTTTCGTCGCCACCACCACCCACTCCATCGTCTTATACTGCAAACAAATCAACAGGCTACTCAAGTCCCAGCAGTAGCCGATATAGTTCGTCGCCAAAGCAGAAGACATCTCCGAAAATCTACGTCCCACCACCAATTCTGGCATCGGAAAGCGAAGAAGAATCGGATTATCTGTCGTACACCCCGAAGCAGTACAATAATTCACCGCCACCAGCAAGCACATGGACATACTCGAGTCCGTATGTGCCGGCGACGCCGAATAATATCACTCTTGACAGGAGTCTCAATTGTTCGTGGAACACATCTTCGTTGTATCAAAACAATGCCCCAACCTCTCACGTCTCGGCTTCGGCGTCAAACTCACCGAACAACAACTGCAACGGTCAGGGCACCAATAATGACCTAGGCTATGGCGGCGACTTCACCAAGCGATTGCTGAAACTCCGCGGAGAAACCATCAGGGATAGTATCCTTCAGAAGCGCAGCAGTACTGGTGCAGCGAAACAACCGCTGCGCCAGATCCACACAACCCCATCGGTCGACCCGTCTGACATCGTTTACCAACAGTCAGAGCGATCGGATAGCAACATATCACCCAGTACAGCATTTGCCCAGTTGGTAGCGCGTCTCGACGAACAGTACGGCTTCAAGCAGACTTTCATTCCATGCGCTCTGGTTAGCATcttgcttttgtttttcttctttgtcgCGTTCTTCTACATGACTATCAGTCCGGACCTTATCAGCACCATCAACGAGAAGAATACCGAGTTCACTATTTGCAATCCGCACCATGCTGATTCGGCCATAGCAACTGCAGGGTATTCGTGCGTTGAAAAGGATCAACTCCAAGCAGCGGTTCTTATGTTGAAATATCTTATGCCCGAGCTGCAGAAACGGGCCGAAGTCCATTTCTGCAAAGACGCTTCCCAGGAACCCACTATAAGCGCTAGAGACTTTGTCAAGCACCTGCACAAACTCGGTTTGACTACAGATGTTCGCAAGACCCTCAAGGATCTTCACAATGCTGAATATTTGATTGAGAAAAATCCCCAATGGAAGATAAGACATGTGTCACCGGTATCCAAAGAAATCATGGCATTCCATGAAGTTGTCAAGCTGCGACCAACTCAAGGGAACTCCTTCACTATCGAGAACCCTCGTCTTCCCATCACCTGCACGATCTCCAACAAGATCCAGCAGTTCTTCGTGATCATAGGATCGGCGACTCTCCTTGCCGTTGCAGTGCTTGCGATCCACATCGGCTACCGCTACATCCAGAGTCGCCGCAAGACGCGAGCCGACGCCATTGAGTACTACACAAACGAAATAATCACTGAGCTCATGCGAAGAGCCATCAGTCCCGACTCAACCCAGTCGGACGTGGTGGTCAATCACCTCCGTGATAAGCTGATTCCACTGCACAAACGAAAACAGATGCAATCCGCCTGGAACGAGGCCATTCAAAACCTCGAGCTCAACGATAGTCGCATTCAATTCGATCTGGCGCTGCGCAATGGCGAGGAGTGCAAAACAATGAAATGGATCGCCAATGTCTCCGCCGATATGCTGGCTCGCACCGCCAACACCCTCAAACAGTGGCACAGTCCGGCTTTTGACAAGTCAAACAAAATCGCAAACCCGCCTACAAATTGCCTAAAAATCCGTCAAATGTTCGAGCCGCTCGAAGCGAACAATCCCAACCTGAAGACCATCATCCAGGATGCAATTCTAGAGAAGGTCGGTCCCAAATGCAAAATCTACGACATCCAGCTAGATAAGCAGAGTTGTTGTGTCTACGTTCGGTGTGCTACCGAACACGACGCTGGCATAGTTCACAACGAAATCAATGGCTGGTGGTTCGATAAACGTTTGGTTTCTATTAAGTTTTTGCGACTACAACGCTACCTCAGTCGGTTCCCGAAATCAGCATCGGGACCGATGTGCCTTCATCCATCGAATGCAAATAATTCGTCGATGACGCAGTGTTCGAAGGACTTTGCCGGTGTGGTCAATGGGGTGAATGACGAAgaggacgatgacgatgaagatgatgaacTTGACGAAGAGGACTCATAA
- the LOC129952382 gene encoding WD repeat and HMG-box DNA-binding protein 1 → MAFQRSSMRYAHTNGHTSLTYTENGEYIITCGSDGDIRKWKGIDDDDPSSNCLGEFVICIAHYDKRLLASTDLNTVQAYTFPEIDRDGTEMRFTAAVTCLKVNKNFIAAGSEDTTIKVTLRGKTEGEFTLEGHSGPILAIDLGVNDLLASVAGDGCLKIWNLTEKKEIKTISGLAKLKTFDDAKCFGTPSFEPQTGSCLAYVRGKEVIVLNTSTWETQFTLTDDNITSEYSCCEFSADGQFIAAGTRIGELSVFNFSRKTTVKCETSNSECHGITALAWNPSNNTEVAFCDSTGQLGTIVSGEIASNDFLDDVAMEENSVDNALDGFEFQNGDVEEEDDDNCVSLEKLKNDTMRKNGLQTDEESRDSRESRARTHRSVSVERPVGIVYKMQQPFQPSSTPSDLEHRYLVWNNVGIVRAHSDDGDGSIDVEFHDASVHHSLHITNYNNHTMASLSSAALALSGDSSTKLVCIALAASGNKEWSVEMPDCEGVVALAASNKLVAVATDMRFLRIFTVMGTQREVISIPGPVLAMAAFQDRLMVCYHNGAASEDQHISALLLQTIGLTVRTKEIRVPLLTARKLTWIGYSDCGSPVMSDTMGLVQMYSMKTNCWYPVCDTMKHSQSVSNNFFLIDVSERSQIIQAVLCRGCSYPMTNPRPMMTELPMQMPVCDLESERSGLEELLIRSSNFNVENSEKSIKETAIKLFAIACRAEMEARAKELIEMIASPALLPLAVKYATKLGRIHLADKLSELLPQLEETEKERENELREIESDALEIIQNSPLNASLLLVQAAKNSSQNTTPKLAPKPMTLSNQKRNPFKRTSIRLPTETDIVAEQSIDYGLKQIELRKQLEEKARRDEIKAKNAEIKQKRKEAEQKSQQKDVADSQSSVIPDSQAGDENVAKNQIPPGTNFFSWFTKNKINFENENPNLTGPEITKLAMQQFKALGGGKAAAPSPPPVATSAKRKLDTDGAKPKAKISTFAKLAKFDFNN, encoded by the exons ATGGCATTCCAGAGAAGTTCTATGCGCTATGCCCACACCAATGGTCATACAAGTCTCACGTACACCGAAAATGGAGA ATATATCATAACTTGTGGATCTGATGGTGATATTCGTAAATGGAAGGGGATCGATGATGATGATCCCTCATCAAATTGTTTGGGGGAATTTGTGATTTGCATTGCCCACTACGACAAAAGACTTCTGGCTTCTACGGATCTGAACACTGTCCAGGCTTACACGTTCCCCGAGATTGATCGTGATGGCACAGAAATGCGCTTTACAGCTGCAGTCACATGTTTGAAAGTCAATAAAAAT TTTATAGCCGCTGGTTCGGAAGATACAACCATAAAGGTGACTCTTCGGGGAAAGACTGAAGGAGAATTCACTCTGGAAGGACATTCTGGACCCATTCTAGCCATCGACTTGGGTGTGAATGATCTCTTGGCATCAGTAGCCGGAGATGGATGCTTAAAAATATGGAATCTGACAGAGAAGAAAGAAATCAAGACGATTTCTGGGCTTGCCAAGCTCAAGACATTCGATGATGCTAAGTGCTTTG gAACTCCCTCATTTGAACCACAAACTGGCAGCTGTTTAGCCTATGTCAGAGGCAAGGAAGTAATTGTCCTCAACACCAGCACCTGGGAGACCCAGTTCACACTCACAGATGATAACATCACCAGCGAATACAGCTGCTGTGAGTTCTCAGCCGATGGTCAGTTCATTGCAGCTGGCACACGAATTGGAGAACTCTCAGTCTTTAACTTTTCACGAAAGACAACTGTAAAGTGTGAAACTTCGAACAGTGAATGTCATGGCATCACAGCCCTCGCATGGAATCCAAGCAACAACACTGAAGTGGCATTCTGTGACTCCACCGGTCAGTTGGGCACAATTGTCTCCGGAGAAATAGCTTCCAATGACTTTCTAGATGATGTCGCTATGGAAGAAAATAGTGTGGACAATGCTCTTGATGGAT TTGAATTCCAGAATGGCGATGTCGAAGAAGAAGACGATGACAATTGTGTCTCCTTGGAGAAGCTAAAAAATGATACAATGCGTAAAAACGGTTTACAAACCGATGAAGAATCTCGAGACTCTAGAGAATCACGAGCCAGAACTCATCGTTCGGTTAGTGTTGAGCGTCCAGTTGGAATTGTGTACAAAATGCAGCAACCCTTTCAACCTAGTTCCACCCCAAGTGATCTTGAACACAG ATACCTCGTCTGGAATAATGTTGGTATTGTCCGGGCCCATTCAGATGATGGAGATGGTTCCATTGATGTGGAATTCCATGATGCCAGTGTCCACCATTCCCTTCATATCACAAACTACAATAATCACACAATGGCAAGTTTGAGCTCTGCGGCTTTGGCTCTTTCTGGAGATTCATCTACCAAGCTGGTGTGCATTGCCCTAGCGGCATCTGGCAACAAGGAATGGTCCGTAGAAATGCCAGATTGTGAAGGTGTAGTCGCTTTGGCCGCGTCAAACAAACTGGTAGCCGTTGCCACAGATATGCGTTTCTTGAGAATTTTCACTGTAATGGGAACACAAAGGGAAGTTATTTCTATTCCCGGACCAGTTCTAGCAATGGCTGCCTTTCAGGATCGTCTGATGGtttgctatcacaatggagctgcAAGTGAGGATCAGCATATTTCCGCACTGCTTCTGCAAACCATTGGATTGACAGTTCGCACGAAGGAGATTCGTGTTCCACTGCTGACTGCAAGGAAACTGACTTGGATTGGATACTCTGACTGTGGTTCGCCAGTAATGTCGGACACAATGGGTCTGGTACAGATGTACAGTATGAAGACCAATTGTTGGTATCCAGTTTGTGATACCATGAAACAT AGTCAAAGTGTTTCGAATAACTTCTTCTTAATTGATGTCTCCGAGAGATCCCAAATTATTCAAGCGGTTTTGTGTCGAGGTTGTTCATATCCAATGACAAATCCCCGACCTATGATGACTGAGTTGCCAATGCAAATGCCAGTTTGTGACTTGGAATCGGAGCGATCAGGTCTCGAGGAGCTTCTGATTCGGTCTTCtaattttaatgttgaaaattctGAGAAAAGTATCAAAGAAACTGCCATCAAATTGTTTGCt attgCTTGTCGAGCTGAAATGGAAGCACGTGCTAAGGAACTAATTGAAATGATTGCATCGCCAGCTTTATTGCCATTGGCTGTGAAATATGCAACAAAATTGGGTAGGATACATTTGGCTGATAAACTAAGCGAACTATTGCCACAATTGGAAGAAACG GAAAAAGAGCGAGAAAATGAATTACGAGAGATCGAATCCGATGCCCTGGAAATAATCCAAAATAGCCCATTGAATGCCAGTCTTCTTCTGGTTCAAGCTGCCAAAAATTCATCTCAAAACACAACTCCAAAACTTGCTcct AAACCAATGACATTGAGTAATCAAAAGCGTAATCCCTTCAAAAGAACATCCATCAGACTCCCAACAGAAACAGACATTGTTGCTGAACAATCCATAGATTATGGATTGAAACAAATAGAACTGAGAAAACAATTAGAGGAAAAAGCTAGACGTGATGAAATCAAGGCCAAAAATGCCGAAATCAAACAGAAGCGTAAAGAAGCCGAACAAAAATCTCAACAGAAAGATGTCGCTGATAGCCAATCTTCGGTCATTCCAGACAGCCAAGCGGGCGATGAAAATGTTGCCAAAAACCAg ATTCCTCCTGGTACAAATTTCTTCTCTTGgtttaccaaaaacaaaataaatttcgaaaatgaaaatcCCAATTTAACAGGACCAGAAATTACAAAATTAGCAATGCAGCAATTTAAGGCACTCGGTGGTGGTAAGGCAGCTGCTCCTTCGCCGCCACCGGTGGCAACTTCAGCTAAACGTAAACTTGACACAGATGGTGCTAAACCAAAAGCCAAAATTTCGACTTTCGCCAAATTGGCTAAAttcgattttaataattaa